Proteins encoded by one window of Roseibium sp. Sym1:
- a CDS encoding uroporphyrinogen decarboxylase family protein, which translates to MLFPTTLVGSYCQPDWLIDREKLKGQFPPRTRARELWRIPEAFLREAQDDATRVAIREQEEAGLDIITDGEIRRESYSNRFATALDGVDLDNYGEVMTRSGSPVPVPRIVGRIARARPVEVEDLKFLRAHTKRKVKITLPGPFTMSLQAQNDYYPSTADAAMDYADAVREEIADLFAAGADIVQLDEPWLQAKPEIAAEYGVEAINRALEGAAGTTAVHICFGYAAMTKTRPEGYSFLPQMKACTCDQISIETAQANLDTSVLEELRGKTIMVGVLDLADMAVETPEIIAARIRRALPHVDAEKVVVAPDCGLKYLPRDVAFGKMKAMADGAAIVRAELS; encoded by the coding sequence ATGTTATTTCCCACGACACTCGTCGGCAGCTACTGCCAACCCGACTGGCTGATCGATCGCGAGAAGCTGAAGGGCCAGTTCCCGCCGAGAACCCGCGCGCGTGAACTCTGGCGCATTCCGGAAGCGTTCCTGCGCGAGGCGCAGGACGACGCCACGCGGGTCGCGATCCGCGAGCAGGAGGAAGCGGGCCTCGATATCATTACCGACGGCGAGATCCGGCGGGAGAGTTACTCCAACCGTTTCGCGACGGCGCTGGACGGCGTGGATCTCGACAATTACGGCGAGGTGATGACCCGTTCCGGCAGCCCGGTTCCGGTGCCGCGGATTGTCGGCAGGATTGCCCGCGCACGTCCGGTGGAGGTCGAGGACCTGAAATTCCTCCGCGCCCATACCAAACGAAAGGTCAAGATCACGCTGCCCGGGCCCTTCACGATGAGCCTTCAGGCCCAGAATGACTATTACCCGTCCACGGCCGATGCCGCGATGGACTATGCGGACGCCGTCAGGGAAGAGATCGCCGACCTGTTCGCGGCCGGCGCGGACATCGTGCAGCTCGACGAGCCGTGGCTCCAGGCCAAGCCGGAGATTGCGGCCGAGTACGGCGTCGAGGCGATCAACAGGGCGCTTGAGGGCGCTGCCGGCACCACGGCCGTGCACATCTGCTTCGGCTATGCCGCCATGACCAAGACCCGGCCCGAAGGCTACTCCTTCCTGCCGCAGATGAAGGCCTGCACCTGCGACCAGATCAGCATCGAAACGGCGCAGGCGAACCTCGACACCTCGGTGCTGGAGGAACTGCGCGGCAAGACGATCATGGTCGGTGTCCTGGACCTGGCCGACATGGCCGTCGAGACACCGGAGATCATCGCGGCCCGCATCCGCCGTGCGCTGCCTCATGTCGACGCGGAGAAAGTGGTCGTCGCCCCCGATTGCGGATTGAAATACCTGCCGCGCGACGTGGCTTTCGGAAAAATGAAGGCCATGGCGGACGGGGCCGCCATTGTGCGTGCGGAACTCAGCTGA
- a CDS encoding hydrogenase small subunit, which yields MTETFYDVMRRQGITRRSFLKFCSLTAAALGLGPSFAPRIAEAMETKPRIPVLWLHGLECTCCSESFIRSAHPLAKDVILSMISLDYDDTIMAAAGHQAEAIIQETVEKYDGNYILACEGNPPLNQEGMSCIIAGRPYLEQLQHAAAHCKAIISWGSCASWGCVQAARPNPTQAVPIHKAPGIPGDKPIIKVPGCPPIAEVMTAVIAYLVTFERFPELDRQGRPKMFYSQRIHDKCYRRPHFDAGQFVESFDDEGARKGYCLYKVGCKGPTTYNACSTVRWNGGLSFPIQAGHPCIGCSEDGFWDKGSFYDRLTDIKGFGVEADADKIGGTAALVVGAAAAGHAAVSAVKRARQKGGDE from the coding sequence ATGACCGAGACCTTCTATGACGTGATGCGGCGCCAGGGCATCACGCGGCGAAGTTTCCTGAAATTCTGTTCACTGACGGCGGCGGCACTGGGGCTGGGGCCGAGTTTCGCGCCGCGTATCGCCGAGGCGATGGAAACCAAGCCGCGCATTCCGGTTCTGTGGCTGCACGGCCTTGAATGCACCTGCTGTTCGGAAAGCTTCATCCGCTCCGCGCATCCCCTCGCCAAGGACGTGATCCTGTCGATGATCTCGCTCGACTATGACGACACGATCATGGCGGCGGCCGGCCACCAGGCCGAGGCGATCATCCAGGAAACGGTCGAAAAATACGACGGCAACTACATCCTCGCCTGCGAGGGCAATCCGCCGCTCAACCAGGAGGGCATGTCCTGCATCATTGCCGGCCGGCCGTATCTCGAACAGCTCCAGCATGCGGCCGCGCACTGCAAGGCGATCATCTCCTGGGGCTCCTGTGCCTCCTGGGGCTGTGTCCAGGCCGCGCGTCCGAACCCGACCCAGGCGGTGCCGATCCACAAGGCTCCCGGCATTCCGGGCGACAAGCCGATCATCAAGGTGCCGGGGTGCCCGCCGATCGCGGAAGTCATGACGGCGGTCATCGCCTATCTGGTCACCTTCGAGCGGTTCCCGGAGCTCGACCGCCAGGGGCGGCCGAAGATGTTCTATTCCCAGCGCATCCACGACAAGTGCTACCGCCGGCCGCATTTCGATGCCGGCCAGTTCGTCGAGAGCTTCGACGACGAGGGCGCGCGCAAGGGCTACTGCCTCTACAAGGTCGGCTGCAAGGGGCCGACCACCTACAACGCCTGCTCGACCGTCCGCTGGAACGGAGGCCTGTCCTTCCCGATCCAGGCCGGGCATCCGTGCATCGGCTGCTCCGAGGACGGGTTCTGGGACAAGGGCAGCTTCTATGACCGCCTGACCGACATCAAGGGCTTCGGCGTCGAGGCCGACGCGGACAAGATCGGTGGAACGGCCGCCCTTGTCGTGGGCGCGGCCGCCGCCGGCCACGCCGCTGTCAGCGCGGTCAAGCGCGCCCGCCAGAAGGGAGGAGATGAATAA
- a CDS encoding nickel-dependent hydrogenase large subunit gives MATLRTPNGFDLDTSGKRVVVDPVTRIEGHMRCEVNVDEDNIIRNAVSTGTMWRGLEVILKGRDPRDAWAFTQRICGVCTGTHALTSVRAVEDALSIDIPENANSIRNIMQLSLQVHDHLVHFYHLHALDWVNPVNALKADPRATSALQQQVSPRHAKSSPGYFRDIQNRLKKFVESGQLGPFKNGYWTNPAYLLPPEADLMAVTHYLEALDFQTEIMTTRTIFGGKDTHPNWLVGGVPCAINMDGNLSAGAPLNMERLSYVSGVIDRTIEFVENVYIPDLIAIAGFYKGWLYGGGLSSKSLLAYGDIPDRANDYSAENLMMPRGAIIDGKLSEVHEVDLRDPEQIQEFVPHSWYKYADEAQGLHPWDGVTEPNYALGPDLVGSSTNIVQIDENAKYSWIKAPRWRGHAMEVGPLARYVIGYMQGHEEIKDQVDSTLSTLGVPIDALFSTLGRTAARGLEAQWAARKQRYFMDKLIANIKAGDTSTANSESFDPSTWPTEVKGVGFTEAPRGALAHWIRIKDTKIDNYQCVVPTTWNGSPRDNEGNIGAFEASLMNTKVERAEEPVEILRTLHSFDPCLACSTHVMGPDGEELAEIKVR, from the coding sequence ATGGCTACCCTGCGCACCCCCAACGGGTTTGATCTCGACACGTCCGGCAAGCGCGTCGTCGTCGATCCGGTCACCCGCATCGAAGGCCACATGCGCTGCGAGGTGAATGTCGACGAGGATAACATCATCCGCAACGCGGTCTCGACCGGCACCATGTGGCGTGGCCTGGAAGTGATCCTGAAGGGCCGCGATCCGCGCGATGCCTGGGCTTTCACCCAGCGCATCTGCGGTGTCTGCACCGGCACCCATGCCCTGACCTCCGTCCGGGCCGTGGAAGACGCGCTTTCGATCGATATTCCCGAAAACGCCAACTCCATCCGCAACATCATGCAACTGTCGCTGCAGGTGCATGACCACCTGGTGCATTTCTATCACCTCCACGCCCTCGACTGGGTCAACCCGGTCAATGCGCTGAAGGCGGATCCCAGGGCGACGTCCGCCCTGCAGCAGCAGGTCTCGCCGCGGCACGCGAAATCGTCCCCGGGATATTTCCGTGACATCCAGAACCGCCTGAAGAAGTTTGTTGAATCCGGCCAGCTCGGCCCGTTCAAGAACGGCTACTGGACCAATCCGGCCTACCTGTTGCCGCCGGAAGCCGATCTCATGGCCGTCACCCATTATCTGGAAGCGCTCGATTTCCAGACGGAGATCATGACCACGCGCACGATCTTCGGCGGCAAGGACACCCACCCCAACTGGCTGGTCGGCGGCGTGCCCTGCGCCATCAACATGGACGGCAACCTGTCGGCGGGCGCACCGCTCAACATGGAGCGGCTCAGCTATGTTTCGGGTGTGATCGATCGGACGATCGAATTCGTCGAAAACGTCTACATCCCGGACCTGATCGCGATCGCCGGTTTCTACAAGGGCTGGCTTTACGGCGGCGGCCTGTCGTCGAAGAGCCTGCTCGCCTACGGCGACATTCCGGACCGGGCCAACGACTACTCGGCCGAAAACCTGATGATGCCGCGCGGTGCCATCATCGACGGCAAGCTCTCGGAGGTCCATGAGGTCGACCTGAGGGATCCGGAACAGATCCAGGAATTCGTGCCGCACTCCTGGTACAAGTATGCCGACGAAGCCCAGGGGCTGCACCCGTGGGATGGCGTGACCGAGCCGAATTACGCGCTCGGGCCCGATCTCGTCGGCTCATCGACCAACATTGTCCAGATCGACGAAAACGCCAAATACTCCTGGATCAAGGCGCCCCGTTGGCGCGGTCATGCGATGGAGGTCGGGCCGCTCGCCCGCTACGTCATCGGCTACATGCAGGGCCACGAGGAGATCAAGGACCAGGTCGACAGCACCCTGTCCACGCTCGGCGTGCCGATCGACGCCCTGTTCTCGACCCTCGGGCGCACCGCCGCGCGCGGGCTGGAAGCCCAATGGGCCGCGCGCAAACAGCGCTATTTCATGGACAAGCTGATCGCCAACATCAAGGCAGGCGACACGTCGACGGCGAACTCCGAAAGCTTCGATCCGTCCACCTGGCCGACGGAGGTCAAGGGTGTCGGCTTCACCGAAGCCCCGCGCGGGGCGCTCGCGCACTGGATCAGGATCAAGGACACCAAGATCGACAACTACCAGTGCGTCGTGCCGACGACCTGGAACGGCAGCCCGCGTGACAACGAGGGCAATATCGGTGCGTTCGAAGCCTCGCTGATGAACACGAAGGTGGAACGGGCCGAAGAGCCTGTCGAGATCCTGCGCACCCTGCACAGTTTCGATCCGTGCCTGGCCTGTTCGACCCATGTCATGGGTCCGGACGGCGAGGAACTTGCCGAAATCAAGGTGCGCTAG
- a CDS encoding HupE/UreJ family protein — protein MRKLGTTILSGMGLLLAGPALAHTGGDLSLSAGLLHPVTGIDHLLAMIGVGVLAAQRSTVDAWKLPAAFVTALAIGTFIGLSGGTVLNAEPGVLASLFVFGALIAAGTRVGLSAGLSVVALFGLLHGLAHGAEAAGATAVYLAAFLAAGAGLHGFGFALGRKVEVLTHGRLATGLVLGAGGLALAIT, from the coding sequence ATGAGGAAACTCGGAACAACGATACTGTCCGGCATGGGGCTTCTGCTGGCCGGTCCCGCGCTGGCCCATACCGGGGGCGATTTGAGCCTGTCGGCAGGCCTGCTGCACCCCGTCACCGGCATCGACCATCTTCTGGCGATGATCGGTGTCGGCGTCCTGGCCGCGCAGCGTTCAACCGTCGATGCATGGAAACTGCCCGCGGCCTTCGTGACGGCGCTTGCGATCGGCACGTTCATCGGCCTGTCGGGGGGGACGGTCCTGAACGCCGAGCCCGGCGTCCTGGCCTCGCTGTTCGTGTTCGGTGCGCTGATTGCCGCGGGAACCCGGGTGGGCCTTTCGGCCGGCCTGTCGGTGGTCGCCCTGTTCGGTCTTTTGCACGGCCTGGCGCATGGGGCTGAGGCGGCCGGGGCGACGGCGGTCTATCTGGCGGCCTTTCTTGCCGCCGGTGCGGGTCTGCACGGGTTCGGCTTTGCCCTTGGCCGCAAGGTGGAGGTCCTGACCCACGGCCGTCTGGCCACGGGCCTGGTCCTTGGCGCCGGCGGCCTCGCCCTGGCGATCACATAG
- the cybH gene encoding Ni/Fe-hydrogenase, b-type cytochrome subunit: protein MDAIGSGAAEPAKPAATGSASHKEEAVYIYQAPVRIWHWVNALAILVLGVTGYFIGSPPPAIGGEAYDSFLFGWIRYLHFVAGYILAVAFLFRIYWAFVGNKHARQIFLPPVWRARFWSELLHEVKWYAMFAKEPLKYAGHNPLATLVMHVLFVWCIVFMIFTGFALYGEGTGMGTWQYTLFSSWIIPLFGQSQDVHTWHHLGLWVIVCFVIVHVYAAVREDIMSRQSIISSMFSGWRTFRDDKPIADE from the coding sequence ATGGATGCAATCGGGTCCGGCGCCGCCGAACCTGCCAAGCCTGCCGCCACAGGCAGCGCCTCCCACAAGGAGGAAGCCGTCTATATCTACCAGGCACCGGTCCGGATCTGGCATTGGGTCAACGCCCTCGCCATCCTGGTCCTCGGCGTCACGGGGTATTTCATCGGGTCCCCTCCGCCTGCCATCGGGGGAGAAGCCTATGACAGCTTCCTGTTCGGATGGATCCGCTACCTTCACTTCGTTGCGGGTTACATCCTGGCGGTCGCGTTCCTGTTCCGGATCTACTGGGCCTTTGTCGGCAACAAGCATGCCCGGCAGATTTTCCTGCCGCCGGTCTGGCGCGCCCGCTTCTGGAGCGAATTGCTGCACGAGGTGAAGTGGTACGCGATGTTCGCGAAGGAGCCGCTGAAATACGCCGGCCACAATCCGCTGGCCACGCTCGTCATGCATGTCCTGTTCGTCTGGTGCATCGTCTTCATGATCTTCACCGGATTCGCGCTCTACGGCGAAGGAACAGGCATGGGAACCTGGCAGTACACGCTGTTCTCGAGCTGGATCATCCCGCTCTTCGGACAGAGCCAGGACGTGCACACCTGGCATCATCTCGGCCTCTGGGTGATCGTGTGTTTCGTGATCGTCCATGTTTACGCGGCGGTCCGCGAAGACATCATGTCCCGCCAGTCGATCATCTCATCCATGTTCTCCGGATGGCGGACGTTCCGGGACGACAAGCCGATCGCCGACGAATAG
- a CDS encoding HyaD/HybD family hydrogenase maturation endopeptidase: MGEGAPAVLVLGIGNLLWADEGFGVRAVEELHRRYDFDDNVKVMDGGTQGVYLVQHIRDADVLIVFDAVDYGIQPGTMKLVHGDEVPKFLGAKKISLHQTGFQEVLAMAEMLGDYPDHLLLIGVQPVELEDYGGSLRPQVRDQIDPAIDSALTFLSDLGVEARPRVAPLGEDDTIASLEMTLGRYETGRPNAADAFRHGDSRLLAGDGWSGPVDFEAEVAELVARPAEKS, from the coding sequence ATGGGAGAGGGGGCTCCCGCCGTGCTGGTTCTCGGGATCGGGAATCTGCTGTGGGCGGACGAGGGATTTGGTGTACGCGCCGTCGAGGAGCTGCACCGCCGTTACGATTTCGATGACAACGTCAAGGTCATGGATGGCGGCACCCAGGGTGTCTACCTGGTTCAGCACATTCGCGATGCCGATGTCCTGATCGTCTTCGATGCCGTCGACTACGGAATACAACCCGGAACCATGAAGCTCGTTCATGGCGACGAAGTGCCGAAATTCCTCGGCGCCAAGAAGATCTCGCTTCATCAGACAGGCTTTCAGGAAGTGCTCGCCATGGCAGAGATGCTGGGCGACTACCCCGACCATTTGCTGCTGATCGGGGTTCAGCCGGTCGAGCTGGAGGATTACGGCGGCAGCCTGCGTCCGCAGGTCAGGGACCAGATCGACCCTGCCATCGACAGCGCGCTCACGTTCCTCTCCGATCTCGGCGTCGAGGCCCGGCCGCGGGTCGCGCCGCTTGGTGAAGACGACACCATTGCCAGCCTCGAAATGACGCTCGGCCGCTACGAGACCGGCCGGCCGAACGCCGCCGATGCCTTTCGGCATGGCGATAGCCGGTTGCTTGCCGGGGACGGCTGGTCCGGTCCGGTCGACTTCGAAGCCGAAGTCGCCGAACTGGTCGCACGGCCGGCGGAGAAGAGCTGA
- a CDS encoding HypC/HybG/HupF family hydrogenase formation chaperone: protein MCLGIPMQVISSDFGFARCRAEDGEHEIDVRLVGNVQPGTWVLTFLGAAREIMDPVSARRTRDALKALELVMQGETDVDHLFADLVAARTDEPDVSPEKDFKERTSDAFTAADIDH from the coding sequence ATGTGCCTGGGCATTCCCATGCAGGTGATCTCGTCGGATTTCGGTTTCGCGCGGTGCCGGGCAGAGGACGGCGAGCACGAGATCGACGTCCGCCTTGTTGGCAACGTTCAGCCCGGGACCTGGGTCCTGACGTTCCTGGGCGCCGCGCGCGAGATCATGGACCCGGTATCGGCAAGACGCACGAGAGATGCGCTCAAGGCGCTTGAACTGGTGATGCAGGGTGAAACGGATGTGGATCACCTCTTTGCCGATCTGGTTGCGGCAAGGACGGATGAACCGGACGTATCCCCCGAAAAGGATTTCAAGGAAAGGACAAGCGATGCATTCACCGCTGCTGACATCGATCATTGA
- a CDS encoding hydrogenase-1 expression HyaE, with protein MHSPLLTSIIEREALPVVDETTLDRLATDAAFSMVFFPGDAERLAESNDVAVILPELHKAFSGNIAAFVADRGSERELQRRYRFNRFPSLVFLRHGHYLGVIQGVRDWADYLNEISEILSREPSDPPPFRFPDGCGAPAGVHTH; from the coding sequence ATGCATTCACCGCTGCTGACATCGATCATTGAACGCGAAGCGTTGCCTGTCGTTGACGAGACGACCCTCGACAGGCTTGCAACGGATGCGGCGTTCTCGATGGTCTTTTTTCCGGGTGATGCCGAGCGCCTCGCCGAGAGCAACGATGTGGCCGTGATCCTGCCGGAACTCCACAAGGCGTTTTCCGGAAACATTGCCGCGTTCGTGGCCGATCGCGGCAGCGAGCGCGAGCTCCAGCGCCGGTACCGCTTCAACCGTTTCCCGAGCCTCGTTTTTCTTCGGCACGGGCACTATCTGGGCGTCATCCAGGGGGTGCGGGACTGGGCCGACTATCTCAACGAAATTTCCGAGATCCTGAGCCGCGAACCCAGCGACCCGCCGCCTTTCAGGTTTCCGGACGGCTGCGGCGCGCCGGCCGGCGTTCACACCCACTGA
- a CDS encoding hydrogenase expression/formation protein — protein sequence MSTINDPFDGPMTGPLVGPGSQPQDEDGGVLEYMQMPSGMMTFEAPDLPEPEETGGLSDGLGVLETLVGHLKGYDPKGPARRLDLSHLEPANLDLVNQALGEGEVSVIGGAHLQAQESVLAGVWRVRRTPGGEYPAADYVEVGAFPTEVLDSVFETAQDAVTMPDTLGPNIFNAPPLVPEINEHVAGSGEASGPHVINLSLLPHTEEDLAFLAERLGPGSATILSRGYGNCRISSTGTKNTWWVQFYNSQDALILNSIEIVRVPEVACAAPEDIADSAERLEEILGVYR from the coding sequence ATGAGCACTATCAATGATCCTTTCGACGGGCCGATGACCGGCCCCCTGGTCGGGCCCGGCAGCCAGCCGCAGGACGAGGACGGCGGTGTCCTGGAATACATGCAGATGCCGTCCGGCATGATGACATTCGAGGCACCGGATCTGCCGGAGCCGGAAGAGACCGGCGGTCTCTCGGACGGGTTGGGCGTTCTGGAAACTCTCGTTGGTCACTTGAAGGGATATGACCCGAAAGGTCCTGCCCGCCGTCTCGATCTGAGCCATCTGGAGCCGGCGAACCTGGATCTGGTCAACCAGGCGCTCGGCGAGGGCGAAGTCTCCGTGATCGGCGGCGCGCATCTGCAGGCGCAGGAGTCCGTTCTGGCCGGCGTCTGGCGCGTCCGGCGCACGCCCGGCGGCGAATATCCGGCGGCGGACTATGTCGAGGTCGGTGCCTTCCCGACGGAGGTTCTCGACTCGGTCTTCGAAACGGCACAGGACGCGGTCACGATGCCGGACACGCTCGGCCCGAATATCTTCAACGCGCCGCCGCTCGTTCCGGAAATCAATGAGCACGTTGCCGGGTCCGGCGAGGCATCGGGACCGCATGTCATCAACCTGTCGCTGCTGCCTCACACGGAGGAAGACCTGGCCTTTCTCGCCGAACGGCTGGGCCCGGGGAGTGCGACCATCCTGTCACGCGGTTATGGCAATTGCCGGATCTCCTCGACGGGCACGAAGAACACCTGGTGGGTGCAGTTCTACAATTCCCAGGACGCGCTGATCCTGAACTCGATCGAGATTGTGCGGGTGCCGGAAGTCGCCTGCGCGGCGCCGGAGGATATCGCCGATTCCGCCGAGCGCCTCGAGGAGATCCTGGGAGTCTACCGATGA
- a CDS encoding rubredoxin: protein MSDGFFAGSYGGDDRKIGPATRLECKICWHVYDPAEGDTYWQIPPGTPFAALPEHWSCPECDAGKAGFMVLEEG, encoded by the coding sequence ATGAGCGACGGGTTCTTCGCCGGGTCCTATGGCGGTGACGATCGCAAGATCGGGCCGGCAACCCGGCTGGAATGCAAGATCTGCTGGCATGTCTATGACCCGGCCGAAGGCGACACCTACTGGCAAATCCCGCCCGGTACGCCGTTCGCGGCCCTGCCGGAGCACTGGAGCTGCCCGGAATGCGATGCCGGCAAGGCGGGATTCATGGTTCTGGAGGAGGGCTGA
- the hybE gene encoding [NiFe]-hydrogenase assembly chaperone HybE has product MSDAAEVTETVERCFRSIRETRMEGIPILNDVLEVELSGLRPWEGFWLGTLLTPWFLNVILLSVDAGDERIPAGTKRCFRFPSGSYEFIRGEEGDVGPYWMCSLFSPVFEFSDQETARACALAALDALFEAEEAPGRSDAEMAAIWRGELPDPQPDTDNKPDEEDEVDEVAEPVAVELSRRSLLTGRRNREAPNEP; this is encoded by the coding sequence ATGAGCGATGCGGCGGAAGTCACCGAGACGGTCGAAAGGTGTTTCCGTTCCATCCGGGAGACCCGCATGGAGGGAATCCCGATCTTGAATGATGTGCTGGAGGTCGAGCTTTCGGGCCTGCGTCCATGGGAGGGCTTCTGGCTCGGAACGCTGCTGACGCCCTGGTTCCTGAATGTCATCCTGCTGTCCGTCGATGCGGGGGATGAGCGTATTCCGGCCGGGACCAAACGCTGCTTCCGCTTTCCATCCGGGTCGTACGAATTCATCCGCGGGGAGGAGGGCGACGTCGGGCCTTACTGGATGTGTTCCCTGTTCTCGCCCGTCTTCGAGTTCTCCGATCAGGAGACCGCCCGCGCCTGTGCCTTGGCCGCCCTTGATGCCCTGTTCGAGGCGGAAGAGGCCCCCGGCCGAAGCGACGCCGAAATGGCGGCCATCTGGCGCGGCGAACTGCCGGACCCGCAACCCGATACCGACAACAAGCCGGACGAAGAAGACGAGGTCGATGAGGTTGCCGAACCGGTCGCCGTCGAACTCAGCCGTCGCAGCCTCCTGACCGGCCGCAGAAACCGGGAGGCCCCAAATGAGCCTTGA
- a CDS encoding nickel-dependent hydrogenase large subunit, producing the protein MSLEGHVDIVLPRDPDNPVQVALKEPANVSRLLSGRTAAEVIRIVPSLFSLCGTAHAAAAAAALESAAGRVADRDTMALRECLVLMERVREHLLRIALDWPLLASEAPDIKTAQSAMSLLSELRNALDPEDVVFLDPKAKAGDRDTGRTLVASAVAIAESRIFQEELSAWRNRRDQTSLGTWAASGKTVAARLLGALLAFDAKWPGTGAPQFLNDFEMIEPVEKADFVPETSPLERRRDHPLLACGREPTLATRYLARLVDLSETLKELQDLFAENHRFLISRRRKCPRGVGFAETARGRLTHVAKLRDGMVEDYRIISPTRWNFADRGVASRCLGMLSGGSDEERIERAGLVIGAIDPCVRHTVRIH; encoded by the coding sequence ATGAGCCTTGAGGGGCATGTCGATATCGTGCTTCCGCGCGATCCGGACAACCCGGTGCAGGTAGCGTTGAAGGAACCTGCGAACGTGTCCCGCCTTCTGTCCGGTCGAACCGCCGCGGAGGTCATCCGGATCGTGCCGTCCCTGTTTTCCCTTTGCGGCACGGCTCATGCGGCGGCTGCCGCGGCCGCGCTCGAAAGCGCTGCCGGCCGGGTCGCGGACAGGGACACGATGGCTCTCCGGGAGTGCCTCGTGCTTATGGAAAGGGTGCGTGAACACCTGCTCCGCATCGCCCTTGACTGGCCGCTTCTGGCAAGCGAGGCCCCGGATATCAAGACGGCGCAAAGCGCGATGTCGCTGCTTTCGGAGTTGCGAAACGCACTCGATCCGGAAGACGTCGTCTTTCTTGACCCGAAGGCGAAAGCCGGTGACAGGGACACCGGCCGGACACTTGTCGCTTCGGCCGTCGCGATTGCCGAAAGCAGGATCTTTCAAGAGGAACTGTCCGCGTGGCGGAACCGGCGGGATCAAACCTCCCTGGGTACATGGGCCGCGTCCGGGAAGACCGTCGCTGCCCGCCTTCTTGGTGCACTCCTGGCCTTCGACGCGAAATGGCCCGGAACCGGAGCGCCGCAGTTCCTGAATGATTTTGAAATGATCGAGCCGGTTGAGAAAGCGGATTTCGTCCCGGAGACATCCCCGCTGGAAAGACGGCGTGATCACCCTCTCCTGGCGTGCGGGCGCGAGCCGACACTGGCGACCCGTTATCTCGCCCGTCTTGTCGACCTTTCCGAAACGCTCAAAGAGTTACAGGACCTGTTTGCGGAAAATCATCGCTTTTTGATCTCGCGAAGGAGAAAGTGTCCGAGAGGGGTCGGTTTTGCGGAAACGGCACGAGGGCGCTTGACCCATGTCGCGAAGCTGCGGGACGGTATGGTCGAGGACTACAGGATCATATCGCCAACGAGATGGAACTTTGCGGACCGGGGCGTCGCGTCCCGCTGTCTCGGCATGTTGTCCGGAGGATCGGATGAAGAACGCATTGAACGGGCCGGTCTCGTGATTGGGGCGATTGACCCCTGTGTCCGCCATACGGTGAGGATCCACTGA
- the hypA gene encoding hydrogenase maturation nickel metallochaperone HypA, producing MHEMSLCESILGILNEQAEKEAFSRVDRVCLEVGPLSGVETDALRFGFDVVMRGSIAETARLEIVTPPAMAWCLPCGVNVPISERFDPCPECGSHQLQVTSGEELRIKELEVS from the coding sequence ATGCACGAAATGTCGCTCTGCGAGAGCATTCTCGGCATCCTGAACGAACAGGCGGAAAAGGAAGCCTTTTCCAGAGTTGACCGGGTCTGCCTGGAAGTCGGTCCGCTGTCCGGCGTGGAAACGGATGCGCTCCGCTTCGGCTTTGACGTTGTCATGCGCGGCAGCATTGCTGAAACAGCCCGGCTTGAAATTGTGACCCCGCCTGCCATGGCCTGGTGCCTGCCTTGCGGGGTAAATGTTCCGATCAGCGAACGCTTCGACCCCTGCCCGGAATGCGGGTCGCATCAGTTGCAGGTGACGAGCGGCGAGGAACTTCGGATCAAGGAACTGGAGGTGTCCTGA